The following coding sequences lie in one Fusarium poae strain DAOMC 252244 chromosome 1, whole genome shotgun sequence genomic window:
- a CDS encoding hypothetical protein (BUSCO:26923at5125) — translation MARFVDLEEDEDAGAGPGGFVVHDAHHDAALPPVSEPIHHGDHPQLDELSQKDQHLLLLRKLELLSSSSSRNGPWPHSLYNPEPLGTMDASTFQAPVTNAFQCYPIVEAIASSIDLNTLDALSRTCRLVHHGLIQYRTTLINSTLHCQNEDVPVDGSETFRYRARAGNWFYMEDGRSYNGKSGNCARDMVGECRRCSDVICRNCAIKPPASVALKERHRRLCKPCVHAPIATLVKAPVDPDIPLSSELVSREVCKCADDGVWLCQPCGRSIRAADHDYQRIWRWRNQYGEVLGGLGTGIGEGDRGVICGREANCCAAKEVEHQVDCDAEDARDGNVAAGLNPQQAPVDALIDQLRLTHERTPSPSLGPGYLRHEIEGIGGVVKRKRVRMVRVGHGVPEWDDERSSGSRVLGREVRGVRRSWCGWCNRVIPGEKDLFNEPPSSSSSDAGGSRRTSTSTRSVEMKLD, via the exons ATGGCGCGTTTTGTGGAtttggaagaagacgaggatgcTGGAGCGGGCCCTGGCGGCTTTGTCGTCCACGATGCTCATCATGACGCCGCCCTTCCGCCAGTTTCGGAACCCATACATCATGGAGACCACCCCCAGCTTGACGAGCTCTCCCAGAAAGATCAACATCTTTTACTCCTCAGGAAGCTCGAGTTGCTGTCGTCTAGCAGCAGCCGGAATGGACCTTGGCCTCACTCATTGTACAACCCAGAGCCTCTAGGCACCATGGATGCTTCTACTTTCCAAGCGCCTGTCACCAATGCGTTTCAGTGCTATCC CATTGTCGAAGCCATTGCTTCTTCCATAGATTTAAACACCCTCGACGCTCTCTCGCGCACCTGTCGCCTTGTCCACCATGGCCTCATTCAATACCGCACTACCCTTATCAACTCAACGCTTCATTGCCAAAACGAAGACGTCCCGGTCGATGGCTCCGAAACCTTTCGTTACCGTGCTCGCGCCGGTAACTGGTTCTACATGGAAGATGGCCGCAGTTACAATGGAAAGTCGGGCAATTGCGCCCGTGACATGGTCGGCGAATGTCGCAGATGCAGTGATGTGATATGTCGG AATTGTGCCATTAAGCCACCGGCTTCTGTCGCTCTCAAGGAAAGACATAGAAGGCTTTGCAAGCCTTGTGTTCATGCGCCTATCGCAACTCTTGTCAAGGCCCCTGTAGATCCAGACATCCCTCTCTCATCAGAGTTAGTATCGCGGGAGGTTTGCAAGTGCGCCGATGATGGCGTCTGGCTTTGCCAGCCATGTGGGCGAAGTATCCGGGCTGCAGATCATGACTACCAGCG TATCTGGCGCTGGCGAAATCAGTACGGTGAAGTCCTCGGCGGTCTTGGCACTGGCATCGGCGAGGGCGATCGTGGTGTAATCTGCGGCCGCGAAGCAAACTGCTGCGCAGCCAAAGAGGTCGAGCACCAAGTAGACTGTGACGCCGAGGACGCCCGAGACGGAAACGTAGCTGCGGGCTTGAATCCGCAACAAGCTCCAGTTGATGCTCTCATCGACCAGCTCCGCCTTACACATGAGCGCACACCGTCACCGTCCCTTGGTCCTGGCTATCTACGCCACGAGATCGAAGGTATTGGCGGCGTTGTGAAGCGCAAGCGAGTTCGTATGGTGCGTGTTGGCCATGGTGTGCCTGAGTGGGATGATGAGCGTTCCAGCGGTAGCCGTGTTCTTGGCCGAGAGGTTAGGGGTGTTAGACGATCATGGTGCGGTTGGTGTAATCGTGTTATTCCTGGTGAAAAAGATCTCTTCAATGAGCCaccgtcttcatcttcttcagacGCAGGAGGCAGTCGACGAACATCGACATCTACCAGGTCGGTTGAGATGAAGCTTGATTGA
- a CDS encoding hypothetical protein (SECRETED:SignalP(1-22)) — protein MFMRNVFVAAVSLQALVEGVVAQEKVTLTKYVTKAKAKATNAYPVPDLPEPEVTVVPTSYIEDGTTIFVDETVTIPCSRCTASTAGDADAEATSEAEVISTVITTDAGDVSDQTAEVTVVPTSYIEDGTTIFVDETITIPCTKCAGGKKTETEAGAEETSEAAVETEVTTGDALAQGTSSEVAETLSTDAAEATESGDVPAQTAEVTVIPTSYITDGTTIFVDETVTIPCTKCAGGKGTETVPAEGAEETTTGADLEASTALGVATSEAPEEETTAATEGAAESTPVENDTQTANTATEEVDASTEAEIPIPTTIIPSVILTTGNSQNTVTSQPGPFANTTVTAPAVADTTAIDELPASSEVATSSAVVSKIVKPVIVVIREVTIFHRTIVIGAACPPVKRGNKGDFVVGTGSDEKSFTKIDEALDDACGKQAKACAESAGKNYAVTDCQKQLEICRADASSTAKAPTGDMKESTETATVILPSDAAVTTGKDNKPAVGGHVVISTRTLTVSESCVVSDGTPVIETPASTDASATTVQTADAETTDAEFEASTALGVATSEVPEVPENSDVVSTLTLTKPNGEVTVTSMTLTNGVPTGTGVYPVPPAEETTAEAPAETTEAAFETTSDAEFEASTALGVATSEVPEVPDHVTTLTLTKPNGEVTVTSMTLTNGVPTGTGVYPVPPAAETSEAPVESMPVVETPSAAETTAEAEVSSALGVETSEEASTVVTGTQTGVVVITMTKPNGEVSVTSMTITPGVPTGTGTAIVTVPAEETTAEAPAETSEAAVETTIVPGGQETTVVGEKTITHTVTNEITSYVTVGVDTVTEGTETITKTLTNEVTQTVTVPAEEITKTVTLPGGGEITKTVTVPGEGEVVKTVTLPCEQGANVVTSVVSVCPPPTTLATASTKAPETVYVTATVEAQNTKPSPYPVPGRFRRMLGL, from the coding sequence ATGTTTATGCGCAACGTTTTTGTCGCGGCTGTCAGCCTGCAAGCTCTCGTCGAGGGTGTCGTTGCCCAGGAAAAGGTGACTCTCACCAAGTATGtcaccaaggccaaggccaaggctacCAACGCCTACCCAGTTCCCGATCTTCCTGAGCCCGAGGTCACCGTTGTCCCTACCTCTTACATTGAGGACGGAACCACCATCTTTGTCGATGAGACTGTCACCATCCCTTGCTCCAGGTGCACAGCCAGCACTGCTGGCGACGCTGATGCCGAGGCCACTTCCGAGGCTGAGGTTATCAGCACTGTCATCACCACCGATGCTGGTGATGTTTCCGACCAGACTGCCGAGGTGACCGTTGTCCCTACGTCTTACATCGAGGATGGAACCACCATTTTTGTCGACGAGACCATCACCATTCCTTGCACCAAGTGTGCTGGAGGAAAGAAGACCGAGACTGAGGCTGGTGCTGAGGAGACCTCTGAGGCTGCCGTTGAGACCGAGGTTACcactggtgatgctctggctcAGGGTACCTCTTCTGAGGTCGCTGAGACCCTTTCCACCGATGCTGCTGAGGCTACTGAGTCTGGCGACGTTCCCGCACAGACTGCCGAGGTGACTGTCATTCCTACCTCTTACATCACCGACGGAACTACCATCTTCGTCGACGAGACTGTCACCATTCCCTGCACCAAGTGTGCTGGTGGCAAGGGCACCGAGACCGTTCCCGCTGAAGGAGCTGAGGAGACCACCACTGGTGCCGATCTTGAGGCTTCCACCGCTCTAGGTGTTGCCACTTCTGAGGCTCCCGAGGAGGAGACCACTGCTGCCACTGAAGGTGCCGCTGAGTCCACCCCCGTTGAGAACGATACCCAGACTGCCAACACCGCCACTGAAGAGGTCGATGCCAGCACTGAGGCCGAGATCCCTATCCCCACCACCATCATCCCTAGCGTTATCCTCACCACTGGTAACAGCCAGAACACTGTCACTTCCCAGCCTGGTCCTTTCGCCAACACCACTGTGACTGCCCCTGCTGTCGCCGACACCACTGCTATCGATGAGCTCCCCGCTTCTTCCGAGGTTGCCACCAGCAGCGCTGTCGTCAGCAAGATTGTCAAGCCTGTCATTGTTGTCATCCGCGAAGTTACCATCTTCCACCGCACCATCGTCATTGGTGCTGCCTGCCCTCCTGTCAAGCGTGGTAACAAGGGTGACTTCGTTGTCGGTACCGGTTCTGATGAGAAGAGCTTCACCAAGATCGATGAGGCTCTCGACGACGCTTGCGGTAAGCAGGCCAAGGCTTGTGCTGAGAGTGCTGGAAAGAACTACGCTGTTACCGACTGCCAGAAGCAGCTCGAGATCTGCCGTGCTGATGCCTCTTCCACTGCCAAGGCCCCTACTGGCGACATGAAGGAGTCCACTGAGACCGCTACTGTCATCCTTCCTTCTGACGCTGCCGTTACCACTGGCAAGGACAACAAGCCTGCTGTTGGTGGTCACGTTGTCATCTCTACCCGCACCCTCACTGTCTCTGAGTCTTGCGTTGTTTCCGATGGTACTCCCGTCATTGAGACTCCTGCTTCCACTGATGCTTCTGCCACCACTGTCCAGACTGCCGATGCCGAGACCACTGATGCCGAGTTCGAGGCTTCCACTGCTCTGGGTGTTGCTACCTCCGAGGTCCCTGAGGTTCCCGAGAACTCTGATGTGGTTTCCACTCTCACTCTGACCAAGCCTAACGGTGAGGTCACTGTCACTTCCATGACTCTCACCAATGGTGTCCCCACTGGCACTGGCGTCTACCCCGTACCCCCCGCTGAGGAGACCACTGCTGAGGCCCCTGCTGAGACTACTGAGGCTGCTTTCGAGACCACTTCTGATGCCGAGTTCGAGGCCTCTACCGCTCTGGGTGTTGCTACCTCCGAGGTTCCTGAGGTCCCTGATCACGTCACCACCCTCACCTTGACCAAGCCTAACGGCGAGGTCACTGTCACCTCCATGACTCTTACTAACGGTGTCCCCACTGGCACTGGCGTCTACCCCGTACCCCCTGCTGCCGAGACTTCTGAGGCTCCCGTTGAGTCCATGCCCGTTGTCGAGACCCCCTCTGCTGCCGAGACCACCGCTGAGGCTGAGGTTTCTTCTGCTCTCGGTGTTGAGACCAGTGAGGAGGCTAGCACTGTTGTCACCGGAACCCAGACCGGCGTTGTTGTCATCACCATGACCAAGCCCAACGGTGAGGTCAGCGTCACCTCCATGACCATCACCCCTGGCGTCCCTACCGGCACCGGTACTGCTATTGTTACAGTCCCTGCTGAGGAGACCACCGCCGAGGCCCCCGCTGAGACTTCCGAGGCTGCTGTCGAGACCACCATTGTTCCTGGCGGCCAGGAGACTACCGTCGTCGGTGAGAAGACCATCACACACACTGTCACCAACGAGATCACCTCCTACGTCACTGTTGGTGTCGACACTGTCACCGAGGGTACCGAGACTATCACCAAGACCCTGACCAACGAGGTTACCCAGACCGTCACTGTCCCCGCCGAGGAGATCACCAAGACTGTCACCCTCCCCGGTGGCGGAGAGATCACCAAGACCGTCACTGTTCCCGGTGAGGGAGAGGTTGTCAAGACTGTTACCCTTCCTTGTGAGCAGGGTGCCAACGTCGTCACCTCAGTCGTCTCCGTGTGCCCTCCCCCCACTACCTTGGCCACCGCCTCTACCAAGGCTCCCGAGACAGTCTACGTGACTGCTACCGTTGAGGCTCAGAACACAAAGCCCAGCCCCTACCCAGTCCCCGGCCGCTTCCGCCGCATGCTCGGTCTCTGA
- a CDS encoding hypothetical protein (BUSCO:52428at5125): MEFRTLARPAARLLSPRPRPSGLPIVPCRGHKTTSRTKRSLKIAPHESFLPDRKAAFPASDSIIYNPPSSEASPLHTPFLFLPPNDARRVALTRLRHTPGSPLEPISHSKLPPEMKYNRRNPNYNLTAADIKEMKQLRQEDPEKWSVNKLAEKFGCSVIFVKMAAPAPEAHLENVKRKQERRESRWGAIRTNAREERKRRTEMLYRGEL, translated from the coding sequence ATGGAGTTCCGAACCCTCGCACGACCAGCGGCTAGGCTGCTCAGCCCTCGCCCTCGCCCATCAGGCCTTCCTATCGTTCCTTGCCGTGGCCACAAGACAACAAGCCGAACGAAACGATCTCTCAAGATCGCTCCTCACGAATCTTTCCTCCCCGACCGAAAGGCCGCCTTCCCCGCCTCCGACTCTATCATCTACAACCCTCCTTCTTCCGAGGCGTCTCCTCTCCACACacccttcctcttcctccctcCCAACGATGCTCGCCGTGTAGCCCTCACACGACTTCGACACACTCCCGGTTCTCCCCTGGAGCCTATCTCCCATAGCAAGCTGCCTCCAGAGATGAAGTACAACCGCCGTAATCCCAACTACAACCTCACCGCTGCCGatatcaaggagatgaagcAACTAAGGCAAGAAGACCCTGAAAAATGGAGCGTCAACAAGCTTGCCGAGAAGTTTGGCTGCTCTGTTATCTTCGTAAAGATGGCGGCTCCTGCGCCTGAGGCCCATTTGGAGAATGTCAAGCGCAAGCAGGAGAGAAGGGAATCCCGATGGGGAGCTATCCGAACCAACGCCCGAGAGGAACGCAAGAGAAGGACGGAGATGCTCTACCGTGGAGAGTTGTAA
- a CDS encoding hypothetical protein (TransMembrane:12 (i58-81o101-119i131-149o161-180i192-213o225-245i312-335o341-363i375-396o402-422i434-458o478-501i)~BUSCO:20836at5125), with translation MAESAHSSLASGGQHDYHASKPHFASTGLENQEEGNAREGDYDVETVERIYRKIDRRIIPAFWVLYFLCSAIRSNIGIAQTMNKDKGHDLMTVLGMTPKDVSTALALFYVAYVLFDCPSNLVMSKLSPRLWMARIVFATSVIGTCFAAVNDPWSVKLLRFLLGVVIAGMWPGMAFYLTLFYPPSRTGQRIGYYFTASQVSAAVVGLVSAGFQLMDGERGIVGFRWMFMVYGLVGVVLSFVLLWWLPDRPLAPGQTRPKTGIFKFLPATPEVLKGQDAVIHYHDLKRVYHARPWNFKDLGLVLIDWRLWPLTMMYFGVVGVGIGTQMYGSVIIASIRPQASGIEVSLLFAPIWIMDLIAILIVTPLSDRFHRSRPYFFSAAVCIQIAGLLTTTLATANGWARYGGLLMVGFGLGPTVPICMAWSSEIFQKRHGEVGVAAATALVSGLGNLGSVMTTYALYTGWPEDAAPGPHQYRKSNYTMIAILCMSILSSFLMKALLAYFGNPASSKLQSDSASEFEDGAARREGQERGFRSLPWKKSSRT, from the exons ATGGCAGAGTCAGCTCATAGCTCGCTCGCCAGTGGCGGCCAGCATGATTACCATGCATCAAAGCCTCACTTTGCTTCTACTGGGCTTGAGAATCAGGAAGAGGGAAATGCCCGAGAGGGTGATTACGATGTTGAGACAGTTGAGCGTATCTACAG AAAGATTGATCGTCGTATCATTCCTG CTTTCTGGGTTCTGTACTTTCTCTGCTCAGCCATCAGGTCAAACATTGGAATCGCCCAAACCAtgaacaaggacaagggtcATGACCTCATGACTGTTCTTGGAATGACTCCAAAGGACGTTTCCACTGCTCTGGCTCTCTTTTACGTGGCCTACGTCCTCTTTGACTGCCCCTCCAACCTCGTCATGAGCAAACTCAGCCCTCGTCTCTGGATGGCTCGCATTGTCTTTGCGACCAGTGTTATTGGCACTTGCTTTGCTGCCGTCAATGATCCCTGGAGCGTAAAGCTGTTGCGCTTCTTGCTCGGAGTCGTAATTGCTGGTATGTGGCCTGGCATGGCATTCTACCTCACCCTCTTCTATCCTCCTTCGCGTACTGGTCAGCGAATCGGATACTACTTTACCGCCTCTCAAGtctctgctgctgttgttggtcTTGTTTCTGCCGGCTTTCAGCTCATGGATGGTGAGAGAGGAATTGTAGGCTTCCGATGGATGTTTATGGTTTATGGTCTCGTCGGCGTTGTTCTGAGCTTCGTTTTGTTGTGGTGGCTTCCTGATCGTCCTCTTGCGCCTGGTCAGACTCGACCCAAGACTGGTATCTTCAAGTTCCTGCCCGCTACTCCCGAGGTTCTCAAGGGACAAGACGCCGTCATTCACTACCACGACCTTAAACGCGTTTACCATGCCCGCCCCTGGAACTTCAAGGACCTTGGCCTCGTCCTTATTGACTGGCGTTTGTGGCCCTTGACCATGATGTACTTCGGTGTCGTCGGCGTTGGAATAGGCACCCAGATGTACGGGTCCGTTATCATCGCATCCATTCGACCTCAGGCCAGCGGTATCGAAGTTAGTCTGCTGTTCGCGCCCATCTGGATTATGGATCTCATCGCCATTCTCATTGTGACTCCCCTCTCGGATCGCTTCCATCGATCTCGCCCATACTTCTTCTCTGCCGCCGTCTGCATCCAGATTGCCGGTCTTCTTACCACCACACTGGCGACTGCTAACGGCTGGGCTCGATACGGAGGCCTTCTCATGGTTGGTTTCGGCCTTGGCCCCACTGTGCCCATCTGCATGGCTTGGAGTTCCGAGATCTTCCAGAAGCGCCACGGAGAAGTTGGAGTTGCTGCCGCCACCGCTCTTGTCTCTGGTCTTGGCAACTTGGGTAGTGTCATGACAACATATGCTCTCTACACTGGCTGgcccgaagacgcagcccctGGTCCTCACCAATACCGCAAGAGCAACTACACCATGATTGCGATCTTGTGCATGAGTATTCTCAGCTCTTTCCTTATGAAGGCTCTTCTTGCGTACTTTGGTAACCCAGCCAGCAGCAAGCTTCAGTCCGACTCGGCTAGTGAGTTTGAGGATGGTGCAGCCCGGCGAGAGGGTCAGGAGCGTGGTTTCCGATCTCTTCCTTGGAAAAAGTCGAGCCGCACTTGA